One genomic region from Enterobacter hormaechei ATCC 49162 encodes:
- the dcyD gene encoding D-cysteine desulfhydrase, with protein sequence MSLQNLTRFPRLEFIGAPTPLEYLPRFSDYLGRDIFIKRDDVTPMAMGGNKLRKLEFLAADALREGADTLITAGAIQSNHVRQTAAVAAKLGLHCVALLENPIGTQAENYLTNGNRLLLDLFNVQVEMVDALTDPAAQLDELATRLEAQGFRPYVIPVGGSNALGALGYVESALEIAQQCEGAVSLSSVVVASGSAGTHAGLAVGLEQLMPDAELIGVTVSRSVADQKPKVVTLQQAVAEQLALQAKAEILLWDDYFAPGYGTPNDEGMEAVKLLARLEGILLDPVYTGKAMAGLIDGIARKRFKDEGPILFVHTGGAPALFAYHPHV encoded by the coding sequence ATGTCACTACAGAATTTAACGCGCTTTCCTCGTCTGGAATTTATCGGCGCACCCACGCCGCTGGAGTATCTGCCGCGATTTTCTGACTATCTGGGGCGCGATATTTTCATTAAGCGTGACGATGTGACACCCATGGCGATGGGCGGAAATAAGCTGCGCAAGCTGGAATTTCTCGCCGCCGATGCCCTGCGTGAGGGGGCGGACACGCTGATCACCGCCGGGGCAATTCAGTCTAACCACGTTCGCCAGACGGCGGCCGTGGCGGCGAAGCTGGGACTCCACTGCGTAGCCCTGCTGGAGAACCCGATCGGGACGCAGGCAGAGAATTACCTGACTAACGGTAACCGTCTGCTGCTGGATTTGTTCAACGTGCAGGTTGAAATGGTCGACGCGTTGACCGACCCTGCTGCACAGCTCGACGAGCTGGCGACGCGTCTGGAAGCGCAGGGCTTTCGTCCGTACGTGATCCCGGTTGGCGGCTCGAATGCGCTGGGTGCCCTTGGCTATGTTGAGAGCGCGCTGGAAATCGCTCAGCAGTGCGAAGGTGCGGTGAGTTTATCCTCAGTGGTGGTGGCGTCCGGCAGTGCGGGTACCCATGCCGGTTTAGCGGTCGGGCTTGAGCAGTTAATGCCGGACGCAGAGCTGATTGGCGTAACGGTTTCCAGAAGCGTTGCGGACCAGAAGCCGAAAGTCGTTACGCTGCAACAGGCGGTGGCTGAACAGCTTGCGCTTCAGGCGAAAGCGGAAATACTGCTGTGGGATGACTATTTCGCGCCGGGCTATGGCACTCCCAATGATGAAGGGATGGAGGCCGTTAAGCTGCTGGCCCGTCTTGAAGGTATTCTGCTCGACCCGGTCTACACCGGCAAGGCAATGGCGGGCCTGATCGACGGCATTGCCCGCAAGCGCTTTAAGGATGAAGGACCCATTTTGTTTGTTCATACTGGCGGGGCGCCTGCGCTGTTTGCCTATCATCCTCATGTCTAA
- the tcyL gene encoding cystine ABC transporter permease, translating to MQESIQLVIDSLPFLLKGAVFTLQLSIGGMFFGLVLGFVLALMRMSNIWPVRWLARFYISVFRGTPLIAQLFMIYYGLPQFGIELDPIPAAMIGLSLNTAAYTSETLRAAISSIDKGQWEAAASIGMTPWQTLRRAILPQAARVALPPLSNSFISLVKDTSLAATIQVPELFRQAQLITSRTLEVFTMYLAASLIYWVMATVLSALQNYFENQLNRQERDPK from the coding sequence ATGCAAGAAAGTATTCAACTGGTTATTGATTCGCTGCCGTTCTTGCTAAAGGGCGCGGTGTTTACTTTACAGCTCAGTATCGGCGGGATGTTCTTCGGGCTGGTGCTCGGGTTTGTGCTGGCACTGATGCGCATGTCGAACATCTGGCCGGTGCGGTGGCTGGCGCGGTTTTACATCTCCGTGTTCCGCGGAACGCCGCTTATCGCCCAGCTGTTTATGATTTACTACGGGCTGCCCCAGTTCGGTATCGAACTGGATCCGATCCCGGCGGCGATGATAGGTCTGTCGCTGAATACGGCGGCGTACACCTCGGAAACGCTGCGTGCGGCAATCTCGTCCATTGATAAAGGGCAGTGGGAAGCGGCGGCCAGTATCGGGATGACCCCGTGGCAGACGCTGCGCCGGGCGATCCTGCCCCAGGCGGCGCGCGTGGCGCTGCCACCGCTGAGCAACAGCTTTATCAGCCTGGTCAAAGACACCTCGCTTGCGGCCACCATCCAGGTGCCGGAGCTGTTCCGTCAGGCGCAGCTGATCACGTCGCGCACGCTGGAAGTGTTTACCATGTATCTGGCGGCCTCGCTGATTTACTGGGTGATGGCGACGGTACTGTCCGCTCTGCAAAACTATTTTGAAAACCAGCTTAACCGCCAGGAGCGTGATCCCAAATGA
- the tcyN gene encoding L-cystine ABC transporter ATP-binding protein TcyN yields MSAIDVKNLVKKFHGQTVLHGIDLEVEQGEVVAIIGPSGSGKTTLLRSINLLEQPEGGTIRVGDITIDTGKSINQQKGLIRRLRQHVGFVFQSFNLFPHRTVLENIIEGPVIVKGEPKEDATARARELLAKVGLAGKETSYPRRLSGGQQQRVAIARALAMRPDVILFDEPTSALDPELVGEVLNTIRQLAQEKRTMVIVTHEMSFARDVADRAIFMDQGRIVEQGPAKALFANPQQPRTRQFLEKFLMQ; encoded by the coding sequence ATGAGTGCAATTGACGTCAAAAACCTGGTGAAAAAATTCCACGGGCAAACGGTGCTGCATGGCATTGACCTTGAGGTTGAGCAGGGTGAAGTGGTGGCCATTATCGGCCCGAGCGGGTCAGGCAAAACCACGCTGTTGCGCAGCATTAATTTACTGGAGCAGCCCGAAGGCGGGACGATCCGCGTGGGCGATATCACCATTGATACCGGGAAATCCATTAACCAGCAAAAAGGGCTGATTCGCCGCCTGCGTCAGCATGTCGGCTTCGTGTTCCAGAGCTTTAATCTTTTTCCGCACCGCACGGTGCTGGAAAACATTATTGAAGGCCCGGTCATCGTCAAGGGTGAACCTAAGGAAGACGCGACGGCCCGCGCCCGCGAGCTGCTGGCGAAGGTTGGCCTGGCCGGGAAGGAGACGAGCTATCCGCGTCGCTTATCGGGCGGGCAACAGCAGCGTGTCGCCATTGCGCGCGCGCTGGCGATGCGCCCGGATGTGATCCTGTTTGACGAACCCACATCCGCGCTCGATCCTGAGCTGGTCGGGGAAGTGCTGAACACTATCCGCCAGCTGGCGCAGGAGAAACGCACGATGGTGATTGTGACGCATGAGATGAGCTTCGCGCGCGATGTTGCCGATCGGGCTATTTTCATGGATCAGGGGCGGATAGTCGAGCAGGGGCCAGCTAAAGCGCTGTTTGCCAATCCGCAGCAGCCCCGAACCCGTCAGTTCCTTGAAAAATTCTTAATGCAGTAG
- the sdiA gene encoding transcriptional regulator SdiA, which translates to MRDIDFFTWRRECFLRFQEMTCAEEVYQELQRQTQALEFDYYALCVRHPVPFTRPRTSVHSSYPQQWMAQYQSENYFAIDPVLKPENFIQGHLPWTDELFADAQQLWDGARDHGLRKGITQCLMLPNHALGFLSVSRNSLQANAISSEEVELRLQMLVQMALTTLLRFEHETVMPPEMKFSKREREILKWTAEGKTSAEIAIILSISENTVNFHQKNMQKKFNAPNKIQIACYAAATGLI; encoded by the coding sequence ATGAGGGATATAGACTTTTTCACCTGGCGACGGGAATGCTTCCTCCGGTTTCAGGAAATGACCTGTGCCGAAGAGGTATATCAGGAACTTCAGCGACAAACGCAGGCGCTTGAATTCGATTATTATGCGCTTTGTGTTCGACACCCTGTGCCATTTACCCGCCCGCGAACGTCCGTCCATTCCAGTTATCCACAACAATGGATGGCGCAATATCAGTCCGAGAATTATTTCGCCATCGACCCGGTACTCAAGCCGGAGAATTTCATTCAGGGACATTTGCCCTGGACGGATGAATTATTCGCGGATGCCCAGCAATTATGGGACGGCGCGCGGGACCACGGTTTACGCAAAGGAATAACGCAGTGTCTGATGTTGCCAAATCATGCGCTCGGTTTCCTCTCGGTATCACGTAACAGCTTGCAGGCAAACGCCATATCCAGTGAAGAAGTTGAGCTGCGTTTGCAAATGCTGGTCCAGATGGCGCTCACCACACTGTTGCGCTTTGAACATGAGACGGTGATGCCGCCTGAAATGAAATTCAGCAAGCGTGAGCGGGAAATTCTGAAATGGACCGCAGAAGGGAAGACGTCGGCAGAAATCGCCATCATTCTCTCGATCTCGGAAAATACCGTGAACTTCCACCAGAAGAATATGCAGAAGAAATTCAACGCACCGAATAAGATCCAGATAGCGTGTTATGCCGCAGCGACGGGACTTATCTGA
- a CDS encoding DUF2594 family protein, whose amino-acid sequence MSTPEFATAENNQELAQEVNCLKSLLTLMLQAMGQADAGRVIIKMEKQIAQMEDQAESAVFANTVKQIKQAYRQ is encoded by the coding sequence ATGAGCACACCTGAATTTGCCACTGCCGAGAATAACCAGGAACTGGCACAGGAAGTAAACTGCCTGAAGTCGCTGCTGACGCTTATGCTACAAGCGATGGGCCAGGCTGATGCTGGTCGTGTGATCATTAAAATGGAAAAACAGATCGCGCAGATGGAAGACCAGGCGGAGTCCGCTGTTTTTGCCAATACAGTTAAGCAAATTAAACAAGCCTACCGCCAGTAA
- the uvrY gene encoding UvrY/SirA/GacA family response regulator transcription factor, protein MINVLLVDDHELVRAGIRRILEDIKGIKVAGEACCGEDAVKWCRANSADVVLMDMNMPGIGGLEATRKIARMFVDTKVIMLTVHTENPLPARVMQAGAAGYLSKGAAPQEVVNAIRTVFAGQRYIASDIAQQMALSQIEPEKTESPFASLSERELQIMLMITKGQKVNEISEQLNLSPKTVNSYRYRMFSKLNIHGDVELTHLAIRHGLCNAESLISQ, encoded by the coding sequence TTGATCAACGTCCTTCTTGTTGATGACCACGAACTGGTGCGCGCAGGGATACGACGCATTCTTGAAGATATAAAGGGTATTAAAGTTGCCGGCGAGGCGTGCTGTGGCGAAGATGCCGTCAAATGGTGTCGCGCTAACTCCGCAGACGTGGTGCTGATGGATATGAACATGCCCGGTATTGGCGGGCTTGAAGCCACGCGCAAAATTGCGCGCATGTTCGTTGATACCAAAGTCATCATGCTGACCGTCCATACCGAAAATCCGCTGCCAGCCAGAGTTATGCAGGCGGGTGCTGCCGGGTATCTCAGTAAAGGCGCCGCGCCGCAGGAAGTCGTCAATGCGATCCGCACCGTTTTCGCCGGGCAGCGTTACATCGCTTCTGATATTGCTCAACAGATGGCCCTGAGTCAGATTGAACCGGAAAAAACGGAATCTCCGTTTGCCAGTTTGTCTGAGCGCGAATTGCAGATTATGCTGATGATCACTAAAGGTCAGAAGGTGAATGAGATTTCAGAGCAGCTGAATCTTAGCCCGAAAACGGTCAACAGCTATCGCTATCGGATGTTCAGTAAACTGAACATCCACGGTGATGTCGAGCTGACTCACCTGGCCATTCGCCATGGTTTGTGCAATGCGGAGTCGTTAATAAGTCAGTGA
- the uvrC gene encoding excinuclease ABC subunit UvrC, with amino-acid sequence MSEAFDSKAFLKTVTSQPGVYRMYDAGGTVIYVGKAKDLKKRLSSYFRSNLASRKTEALVALIHNIDVTVTHTETEALLLEHNYIKLYQPRYNVLLRDDKSYPFIFLSGDTHPRLAMHRGAKHAKGEYFGPFPNGYAVRETLALLQKIFPVRQCENSVYRNRSRPCLQYQIGRCLGPCVEGLVSEEEYAQQVEYVRLFLAGKDDQVLTQLIARMEKASAALEFEEAARIRDQIQAVRRVTEKQFVSNTGDDLDVIGVAFDAGLACVHVLFIRQGKVLGSRSYFPKVPGGTELGEVVETFVGQFYLQGSQMRTLPSEILLDFTLDDKTLLAESLSELAGRRVNVQTKPRGDRARYLKLARTNAATALTTKLSQQSTVSQRLTALATLLKLPEVKRMECFDISHTMGEQTVASCVVFDANGPLRAEYRRYNITSITPGDDYAAMNQVLRRRYGKAIEESKIPDVILIDGGKGQLGQAKAVFESLDVEWDKHHPLLLGVAKGADRKAGLETLFFEPEGEGFSLPPDSPALHVIQHIRDESHDHAISGHRKKRAKVKNTSTLETIEGVGPKRRQMLLKYMGGLQGLLNASMEEIAKVPGISQGLAEKIYYSLKH; translated from the coding sequence GTGAGTGAAGCGTTCGATTCAAAAGCATTTCTGAAAACCGTCACCAGCCAGCCAGGCGTCTATCGTATGTACGATGCTGGCGGTACGGTTATCTATGTCGGTAAGGCAAAAGATCTGAAAAAACGCCTTTCCAGCTATTTCCGCAGCAACCTTGCCTCCCGTAAAACCGAAGCGCTGGTCGCACTCATACATAACATTGATGTCACCGTAACGCACACGGAAACGGAAGCGCTGCTGCTTGAGCACAACTACATAAAGTTGTATCAGCCGCGCTACAACGTTCTGCTGCGCGATGATAAGTCCTATCCGTTTATCTTTCTGAGTGGCGACACGCACCCGCGTCTGGCGATGCATCGTGGCGCTAAGCATGCGAAAGGTGAATATTTCGGACCCTTCCCGAACGGTTATGCCGTGCGGGAAACGCTGGCGCTTTTGCAAAAAATCTTCCCTGTTCGCCAGTGCGAAAACAGCGTTTATCGCAACCGCTCCCGGCCGTGCCTGCAATACCAGATTGGCCGCTGCCTGGGGCCGTGCGTTGAAGGGCTGGTGAGCGAAGAGGAGTACGCGCAGCAGGTGGAATATGTCCGCCTGTTTTTAGCCGGGAAAGACGATCAGGTGCTGACGCAACTGATCGCCCGTATGGAAAAAGCCAGCGCGGCGCTGGAATTTGAGGAGGCCGCACGCATCCGCGACCAAATTCAGGCCGTGCGCAGGGTGACCGAGAAGCAGTTTGTTTCCAATACGGGCGACGACCTTGATGTAATCGGCGTAGCCTTTGACGCCGGTCTGGCCTGTGTTCACGTGCTGTTTATTCGTCAGGGCAAAGTGCTCGGCAGCCGCAGCTACTTCCCGAAAGTGCCGGGCGGCACCGAACTGGGCGAAGTGGTGGAGACGTTTGTCGGCCAGTTTTATTTGCAGGGTAGCCAGATGCGTACGCTGCCATCCGAGATCCTGCTCGACTTCACGCTCGACGATAAAACCCTGCTGGCGGAGTCGCTTTCGGAGCTGGCAGGCCGCCGGGTGAATGTCCAGACGAAACCGCGTGGCGATCGCGCGCGTTATCTGAAGCTGGCGCGAACCAATGCCGCCACGGCGCTGACCACCAAACTGTCCCAGCAGTCGACCGTCAGCCAGCGTTTAACCGCGCTTGCGACGCTGCTCAAGCTGCCGGAAGTGAAACGCATGGAATGCTTCGACATCAGCCATACGATGGGTGAGCAGACCGTGGCGTCGTGTGTGGTCTTTGATGCCAATGGCCCGCTGCGGGCAGAGTATCGTCGTTACAACATCACCAGCATTACGCCGGGTGACGATTATGCCGCCATGAACCAGGTACTGCGTCGTCGCTATGGTAAGGCGATTGAAGAGAGCAAAATTCCGGACGTTATTCTCATCGACGGCGGGAAAGGGCAGTTGGGGCAGGCGAAGGCGGTATTTGAATCGCTTGATGTGGAGTGGGATAAACACCATCCGCTGCTGTTAGGGGTGGCGAAAGGGGCGGATCGTAAGGCTGGCCTGGAAACGCTGTTCTTTGAGCCGGAAGGCGAGGGCTTTAGCCTGCCGCCGGACTCCCCGGCGCTGCATGTGATCCAGCATATCCGCGATGAGTCGCACGATCACGCCATCAGCGGACACCGCAAAAAACGGGCGAAAGTGAAAAATACCAGTACCCTTGAGACGATTGAAGGCGTCGGTCCAAAACGTCGCCAGATGCTGTTGAAGTATATGGGCGGATTGCAAGGATTACTCAATGCCAGCATGGAGGAAATTGCAAAAGTGCCGGGTATTTCGCAAGGGCTGGCAGAAAAGATCTACTACTCGTTGAAACATTGA
- the pgsA gene encoding CDP-diacylglycerol--glycerol-3-phosphate 3-phosphatidyltransferase: MRFNIPTLLTLFRVVLIPFFVLAFYLPVVWAPFACALIFLIAAVTDWFDGYLARRWNQSTRFGAFLDPVADKVMVAIAMVLVAEHYHTWWVTLPAATMIGREIIISALREWMAELGKRSSVAVSWIGKVKTTAQMAALVWMLWRPNAWVEWAGIGLLWVAAVLTLWSMLQYLNAARGDLLEQ, translated from the coding sequence ATGCGATTTAATATCCCTACGTTGCTCACTCTCTTTCGCGTTGTGCTCATTCCGTTCTTCGTCCTGGCATTTTACCTGCCGGTCGTCTGGGCACCTTTTGCCTGTGCGCTCATTTTCCTGATCGCTGCCGTTACGGACTGGTTTGACGGTTATCTGGCGCGTCGCTGGAACCAGAGTACCCGCTTTGGCGCGTTCCTCGATCCGGTTGCGGATAAGGTGATGGTGGCAATCGCGATGGTGCTGGTGGCGGAACATTATCATACCTGGTGGGTGACGCTGCCAGCCGCGACCATGATTGGCCGTGAAATTATTATCTCTGCCCTGCGCGAGTGGATGGCGGAGCTGGGTAAACGCAGCAGCGTGGCGGTGTCCTGGATCGGTAAAGTCAAAACCACGGCACAGATGGCGGCGCTGGTGTGGATGCTGTGGCGTCCAAATGCCTGGGTAGAGTGGGCTGGCATTGGTCTGCTGTGGGTTGCGGCGGTGCTGACGCTGTGGTCAATGCTGCAATATTTGAACGCTGCACGCGGTGATTTGCTTGAACAGTGA